The proteins below are encoded in one region of Garra rufa chromosome 12, GarRuf1.0, whole genome shotgun sequence:
- the zdbf2 gene encoding DBF4-type zinc finger-containing protein 2, which produces MPLEEGPQSSAKKAERRPADVSGRTSRGEQPVAGPSSSQRQGYCSCCQVLYNSVEQHILSAQHREVVRAARANVSSGSLLERFLQDVLQHHPHRYSDTRPTHADLPLLTTPLVPKEVLSEVYCGSDDDGVSVGTREEMPTSDEESCEMLQIAASTPAVMIDLTASTHIKTTSQTGNMVPEPPPPEKYSPTQGFLHRTSGSSANDKPHTSQLTLPVQRHPCASEEPPVAKTGAVEHRKAHKKTNRDKEGSDSITASRVPPATKCITSKDQPSTFRSVAEESTLWISALPPWKGPHREQTFSHLSDQIRDVIEEVIEKYCYGHSLKVDQREDDGSFILSPQSMSESKGSEEWDNAIQMALGKAKGEEKNLAELVEVHINLEDQGYQTQLDTALYTVGTPEEISAEKVFPDLPHIPQSFVGKTLTQVMFEDDMKIDSIVKEFQQGQFRCYFDSESLARFGKHKKKRRKKKNQDKKEKEDNAGWEPTGILPLMDHNEEDPKHSAILLKKPKRRIYRLASRCQVVKVSHGTQTIPLSCPVVRRKSSQETLPSTHSEEPQQCPSPERTPDMKTRLCALKLPASYCKIMSPLQPKTVVYVLSSPDGGQGISKPTPIKKAGRKRKSCDSDGGLKYKYKKTPLKFYDPLTNRILKSPPKGMSSPPNSKSLSHVRQLFRSLSPDINKERQGHSSGGSRRGRGRSSMVDLCTSTSDSILDSGGPSEPGSSLSSSRRALFTRSSISSSSCFLLGRLTPSTHVDDSSKALSHSCAGSSYKVGGLEQEEQTPVDQTPIRRSSRRAGPLTPAKRPPVPPYRTKRKSPKPQRKAKSQGNLQRSVSSRISAECRTSPRNKSPARASLRSSASSKLAIQPVITSSSEQINTMLSASQQKRVRGRTAAVHIAD; this is translated from the exons ATGCCCTTGGAGGAGGGACCACAATCCTCTGCAAAAA AAGCAGAGAGGCGTCCAGCTGATGTGTCTGGCAG GACTAGTAGAGGAGAACAGCCTGTTGCTGGTCCTTCCAGCTCCCAAAGACAGGGTTACTGCAGCTGCTGTCAAGTTCTGTACAATAGTGTGGAACAG CACATCTTAAGTGCCCAACATAGAGAAGTGGTACGAGCTGCTAGAGCTAATGTATCTTCTGGAAGTTTGCTAGAGAGATTCCTCCAGGATGTGCTTCAGCATCATCCTCATCGCTACAGTGATACACG GCCTACCCATGCTGATCTGCCTTTACTAACCACCCCACTTGTCCCAAAGGAGGTGCTCTCAGAGGTGTACTGTGGATCAGATGATGATGGTGTCTCTGTTGGGACACGTGAGGAGATGCCTACCTCTGATGAAGAGTCCTGTGAAATGCTGCAAATTGCAGCCTCAACTCCAGCAGTGATGATTGACCTTACTGCATCTACACACATAAAAACCACTTCACAAACAGGAAATATGGTGCCTGAACCACCTCCCCCTGAAAAGTACTCCCCCACACAGGGTTTCTTGCACAGGACTAGTGGCAGCTCTGCCAATGACAAACCACATACATCACAATTGACACTACCTGTTCAGAGACATCCTTGTGCTTCAGAGGAACCACCAGTCGCCAAGACTGGAGCTGTTGAACACAGGAAAGCGCACAAGAAGACCAATAGGGATAAAGAGGGGAGTGACTCCATTACAGCTTCCCGTGTCCCACCAGCTACAAAGTGCATTACCTCAAAGGACCAGCCTTCAACCTTTCGATCAGTGGCTGAAGAGTCCACATTGTGGATTTCAGCACTGCCACCTTGGAAAGGCCCCCATAGGGAACAGACATTCAGTCATCTGTCTGACCAGATTCGAGATGTGATAGAGGAGGTTATTGAAAAATACTGTTATGGCCACAGTCTCAAAGTCGATCAGCGAGAGGATGATGGTAGCTTCATTCTGAGTCCTCAATCTATGAGTGAATCTAAAGGCAGTGAAGAATGGGATAATGCAATACAGATGGCTTTGGGAAAGGCAAAGGGTGAAGAAAAAAATTTAGCCGAGTTAGTGGAAGTGCATATAAACCTTGAAGACCAAGGATACCAGACTCAGCTGGACACAGCCCTATACACTGTGGGAACACCTGAGGAGATTTCTGCTGAGAAGGTGTTTCCTGATCTTCCCCATATACCACAGTCTTTTGTTGGCAAAACATTAACACAGGTGATGTTTGAAGATGACATGAAGATAGACTCCATAGTAAAAGAGTTCCAACAAGGCCAGTTCCGTTGCTATTTCGATAGTGAATCATTAGCTAGGTTTGGTAAGcacaaaaagaaaagaagaaagaaaaagaaccAGGACAAAAAAGAGAAGGAAGATAATGCTGGGTGGGAGCCTACAGGCATCTTGCCACTCATGGATCACAATGAAGAAGACCCGAAACATTCCGCTATTTTGTTGAAGAAACCTAAGCGAAGAATTTACAGACTTGCATCACGTTGCCAAGTGGTAAAGGTAAGCCACGGCACACAGACCATCCCTCTTAGCTGCCCTGTGGTGCGGCGAAAATCGTCTCAAGAAACATTGCCCTCAACACACAGTGAAGAGCCCCAGCAATGCCCTAGCCCTGAAAGGACCCCTGACATGAAGACAAGACTCTGTGCTTTGAAGCTTCCAGCTTCATACTGCAAGATAATGAGTCCCCTACAGCCCAAAACTGTGGTCTATGTGCTTTCTTCCCCAGATGGGGGTCAAGGAATCTCCAAGCCCACTCCTATTAAGAAAGCAGGGCGGAAGCGGAAGTCATGTGATAGCGATGGTGGCttgaaatacaaatacaaaaagaccCCTCTAAAGTTCTACGACCCATTGACCAACAGGATCTTAAAGAGTCCACCGAAAGGCATGTCTTCACCTCCTAATTCCAAATCACTTTCACATGTCCGACAGCTATTCCGTAGCCTTAGCCCTGATATCAATAAGGAGAGGCAGGGGCACTCATCAGGAGGTTCTCGGAGGGGCCGTGGTAGGAGCAGCATGGTTGATCTATGTACCTCCACCTCAGACTCTATTCTGGATAGCGGTGGCCCCTCAGAACCTGGTTCTTCTTTGTCTAGCAGCCGAAGAGCCTTATTCACCCGCTCCTCTATCTCAAGTAGCAGTTGTTTCCTCCTCGGACGCCTCACACCATCTACCCACGTGGATGACTCTTCCAAAGCACTTTCTCACTCTTGCGCGGGCAGTTCCTACAAGGTTGGAGGACTGGAACAAGAGGAACAAACACCAGTTGACCAAACACCAATCAGACGTAGCTCACGGAGGGCTGGACCTTTGACTCCAGCCAAGAGACCACCAGTACCCCCTTACAGGACCAAGAGGAAGTCACCCAAACCACAGCGCAAAGCAAAATCCCAAGGCAACCTCCAGCGAAGCGTTAGCTCCCGTATATCTGCAGAATGTAGGACATCTCCTAGAAACAAGAGCCCTGCTAGGGCCTCACTTAGATCATCGGCTTCCTCTAAACTGGCGATTCAGCCGGTTATTACATCCTCTTctgaacaaataaatacaatgctCAGTGCCAGTCAGCAGAAGAGAGTGAGGGGGAGGACCGCCGCTGTACATATAGCAGACTGA
- the ndufs1 gene encoding NADH-ubiquinone oxidoreductase 75 kDa subunit, mitochondrial codes for MLRLPAVSRALAGAAHSKGSIATTNNVWMSVRASSNMVEVFVDGKPVMVEPGTTVLQACERVGVQIPRFCYHDRLSVAGNCRMCLVEIEKAPKPVAACAMPVMKGWNILTNSEKTRKAREGVMEFLLSNHPLDCPICDQGGECDLQDQSMMFGADRSRFTEEKRAVEDKNIGPLIKTIMTRCIQCTRCVRFASEVAGVEDLGTTGRGNAMQIGTYVEKMFMSELSGNVIDLCPVGALTSKPYAFTSRPWETRKTETIDVLDAVGSNIVVSTRGGEVMRILPRLNEDINEEWISDKTRFAYDGLKRQRLTQPMVKDASGQLVATTWEDVLTLVAGALQGVKGSEVGAIAGGMVDAEALVALKDLLNRLDSDTLCTEEVFPMAGAETDLRSNYLLNSRITGIEECDHLLLVGTNPRYEAPLFNARIRKSWLHNELQVALVGHNVDLSYSYNHLGETTQVLQEIATGTHPFCKVLAQAKKPVVVVGSSSLQREDGAAIFKAVSTIAQNSRASSGVEDGWKVLNVLHRVASQVAALDLGYKPGVDAIRKNPPKVLFLLGADAGCITRADLPKNSFIIYQGHHGDAGAVMADVILPGAAYTEKNGTYVNTEGRAQQTRVAVTAPGMAREDWKVLRAISELAGVTLPYDKVDEVRRRLEEVSPNLVRYDDVEEANYFKQAHELSKAVNQSLLAAPLVPPQLTVKDFYMTDPISRASQTMAKCVKAVTEGAAAVDEPSIC; via the exons ATGTTGCGTTTGCCAGCAGTAAGTCGGGCTTTGGCTGGTGCGGCCCATTCCAAGGGCTCCATTGCCACCACTAACAATG TGTGGATGTCAGTCCGGGCCTCAAGCAATATGGTTGAAGTGTTTGTAGACGGAAAACCCGTCATGGTGGAACCAGGAACCACTGTTCTACAG GCTTGTGAGAGAGTAGGTGTGCAGATTCCTCGTTTCTGCTATCATGATCGTCTGTCAGTGGCTGGGAACTGCCGCATGTGTCTGGTGGAGATCGAGAAAGCACCAAAG CCTGTTGCAGCATGTGCAATGCCAGTCATGAAGGGCTGGAACATTTTGACCAACTCAGAGAAAACACGGAAAGCCAG AGAGGGAGTCATGGAGTTCCTGCTTTCCAACCACCCTCTTGACTGCCCAATTTGTGATCAGGGAGGAGAATGTGATctgcag GACCAATCGATGATGTTTGGTGCTGACAGAAGCCGTTTTACAGAAGAGAAGAGAGCAGTTGAAGATAAAAACATTGGCCCGCTCATTAAAACAATTATGACCCGCTGTATACAATGCACACGTTGTGTTCG TTTTGCCAGTGAGGTTGCTGGTGTGGAGGACCTGGGAACCACAGGACGTGGTAACGCCATGCAGATTGGTACCTACGTAgagaagatgttcatgtctgaaTTGTCTGGTAACGTGATTGACTTGTGTCCTGTTGGAGCACTGACCTCCAAGCCTTACGCCTTCACTTCACGACCCTGGGAGACCAG AAAAACTGAGACCATCGATGTGCTGGATGCTGTTGGCTCCAACATTGTGGTGAGCACCAGGGGTGGTGAGGTCATGAGAATTCTGCCCCGTCTGAACGAGGATATCAATGAAGAATGGATATCCGACAAGACCAG GTTTGCATATGATGGCCTGAAGAGGCAGCGCCTGACCCAGCCAATGGTGAAGGATGCCAGTGGCCAGCTGGTTGCCACCACCTGGGAGGATGTTCTTACACTTGTGGCTGGAGCA CTCCAGGGAGTTAAGGGTTCTGAGGTAGGAGCTATTGCTGGTGGGATGGTAGATGCTGAGGCACTGGTGGCTCTGAAGGACCTACTGAACAGACTGGACAGTGACACCCTCTGCACTGAGGAGGTCTTCCCAATGGCTGGTGCCGA AACCGACCTGCGCTCCAATTACCTCTTGAACAGCCGTATTACTGGCATTGAGGAGTGTGACCACCTGCTTCTGGTTGGAACAAACCCACGTTATGAGGCTCCTCTCTTCAATGCACGTATCCGCAAGAG CTGGCTGCATAATGAGCTCCAGGTGGCCTTGGTGGGTCATAATGTGGACCTGAGCTACTCTTACAACCATTTGGGTGAAACCACACAAGTTCTGCAGGAGATCGCTACTGGAACACACCCGTTCTGCAAG GTTCTAGCCCAGGCTAAAAAGCCTGTCGTAGTGGTGGGTAGCTCCTCTCTTCAGAGAGAGGATGGGGCAGCCATCTTTAAGGCTGTATCCACAATTGCTCAAAATTCTCGGGCCAGCAGTGGTGTTGAAGACGGATGGAAGGTCCTCAATGTGCTGCACAG AGTGGCCAGTCAGGTGGCAGCCCTGGACTTGGGTTACAAACCTGGTGTTGATGCCATCCGGAAGAACCCTCCCAAAGTACTGTTTCTCCTAGGAGCCGATGCTGGTTGCATCACCAGAGCAGATCTTCCCAAAAATAGCTTTATCATCTACCAGG GTCACCACGGAGATGCAGGTGCAGTCATGGCTGATGTGATCTTGCCTGGTGCTGCATACACTGAAAAGAATGGCACATACGTCAACACAGAGGGCCGTGCCCAGCAGACCAGGGTGGCAGTCACCGCTCCTGGTATGGCACGTGAAGACTGGAAGGTTCTGCGTGCCATTTCTGAG CTGGCGGGGGTCACACTGCCGTATGATAAGGTGGATGAGGTAAGGAGAAGACTGGAAGAGGTCTCTCCTAACCTGGTGAGATATGATGATGTAGAGGAAGCCAATTATTTCAAACAGGCCCATGAGCTTTCAAAG GCTGTGAATCAGTCATTGCTTGCAGCTCCTCTTGTACCTCCTCAGCTCACAGTGAAGGATTTCTATATGACAG ACCCCATCAGCAGAGCCTCTCAGACTATGGCAAAGTGTGTCaaggctgtgacagagggagcaGCAGCAGTTGATGAGCCCTCAATTTGTTAA
- the eef1b2 gene encoding elongation factor 1-beta: MGFGDLKTPAGLKVLNEFLADKSYIEGYVPSQADIAVFDALSGTPSADLCHALRWYNHIKSYQKEKGSLPGVKKPLGQYGPAGVQDTTAAAPAAADEDDDDIDLFGSDEEEDEEAKKIKEERLAAYNAKKAKKPALIAKSSILLDVKPWDDETDMAKLEECVRSIQLDGLVWGQSKLLPVGYGIKKLQIACVVEDDKVGTDQLEELITAFEDYVQSMDVAAFNKI, translated from the exons ATGGGCTTTGGCGATCTCAAAACACCCGCTGGACTCAAGGTTCTGAATGAGTTTCTGGCAGACAAAAGTTACATCGAGGG GTATGTGCCCTCTCAGGCTGATATTGCAGTGTTCGATGCCCTGTCTGGCACCCCTTCAGCTGACCTCTGTCATGCTTTGCGGTGGTACAACCACATCAAGTCTTACCAGAAGGAGAAAGGCAG CCTTCCAGGTGTGAAGAAGCCTCTCGGTCAGTACGGCCCTGCTGGTGTGCAGGACACAACGGCAGCAGCTCCTGCGGCGGCTGATGAAGACGACGATGACATTGATTTGTTCGGTTCTGATGAGGAAGAA GATGAGGAAGCCAAAAAGATCAAGGAGGAGAGGCTTGCAGCATACAACGCAAAGAAGGCAAAGA AGCCTGCACTTATCGCCAAATCTTCCATCCTGTTGGACGTCAAGCCCTGGGATGATGAAACCGACATGGCCAAGCTTGAGGAGTGTGTCCGCAGCATTCAGTTGGACGGTTTAGTTTGGGGACAAT CGAAACTGTTGCCTGTTGGCTATGGCATCAAGAAGCTGCAGATTGCCTGTGTTGTGGAGGATGATAAAGTTGGAACAGACCAGCTGGAGGAACTGATCACAGCCTTTGAGGACTATGTGCAGTCCATGGACGTGGCAGCTTTCAACAAGATCTAA